One region of Drosophila subobscura isolate 14011-0131.10 chromosome J, UCBerk_Dsub_1.0, whole genome shotgun sequence genomic DNA includes:
- the LOC117894032 gene encoding tyrosine-protein kinase Abl isoform X1: protein MGAQQGKERGSHSSGGGGGGVPVSCIGLPSSSSPVASVSPHCISAGNSSSGGGGPLGAGSTLRGSRIKSSTGHGHGSGGGSSGVGGSSSGGGGSGGLSQRSNAHKDTRCNPSVGLNIFTEHNGGTKHSSFRGHPGKYHMNLEALLQSRPLPHIPAGSTAASLLADAAELQCSDSGLQCSSLGGHSSATSVFESTHRWTSKENLLEPGPEEDDPQLFVALYDFQAGGENQLSLKKGEQVRILSYNKSGEWCEAHSDSGNVGWVPSNYVTPLNSLEKHSWYHGPISRNAAEYLLSSGINGSFLVRESESSPGQRSISLRYEGRVYHYRISEDPDGKVFVTQEAKFNTLAELVHHHSVPHEGHGLITPLLYPAPKQNKPTVFPLSPEPDEWEICRTDIMMKHKLGGGQYGEVYEAVWKRYGNTVAVKTLKEDTMALKDFLEEAAIMKEMKHPNLVQLIGVCTREPPFYIITEFMSHGNLLDFLRSAGRETLDAVALLYMATQIASGMSYLESRNYIHRDLAARNCLVGDNKLVKVADFGLARLMRDDTYTAHAGAKFPIKWTAPEGLAYNKFSTKSDVWAFGVLLWEIATYGMSPYPGIDLTDVYHKLEKGYRMERPPGCPPEVYDLMRQCWQWDAADRPTFKSIHHALEHMFQESSITEAVEKQLNASSSSSSHNNPSSSSGGGNTTTSGIGIGIGIGISGTQSAASGASSSASLSLTPQMGKKGLPAASSQCQSSSSLTPNAHQQQQQQQQQHDPQQQLASTPMSETGSTSTKLSTFSSQGKGNVQMRRTTNKQGKQAPAPPKRTSLLSSSRDSTYREEDPISASGGSQRCNFIDDLNTNGITNTSTKSVHRNCSSFSQTLSRNFKTQIPTPHQQQQQQHTPQHQQQQQQPIRTAHVQPPVAVPLPPQKQQQPQQYSIKKSSSCSSFLYDILFRGLARDISSLTQRYDSETDPAADPDTDATGDSLEPSQAVTPNKMQHSLHGGIGIGPRSSQQHSSFKRPTPVMGNRGLETRQSKRSQHHPSVGPPAAPRDQMQQPLLNGSPALAAHPITVGALEVMNVKRVVNRYGTLPKGARIGAFLDSLEDSGGEASPSPTPSPAANGHATPPARLNASPKAPSPASLATPPPQQMIRSNSSGGVTMQNNAAASLNKLQRHRTTTEGTMMTFSSFRAAGSSSSPKRSGVPQLPVPQPALANLEFPPPPLDLPPPPEEFEPGPPPPPPAPESAVQAIQQHLHAQHSNNNVCTASSIGNSNSNNNNNDSSTHDVSNTAPSVEEASSRFGVSLRKREPSTDSCSSLGTPPDAAPEKSLNLKEKLITEIKAAGGKESPVSPHLANGSAVSAMPVDPVSQLVTELAESMNLPKQKMTNGNGTAGVGGGVAVAPPAGFKAQLKKVEPKKMAAPVAKAEPTSNIIIDFKAHLRRVDKAEQQEKPPVGTTQQQAVANNANGTGTGTLNRKDDNKKFSHAQAMQKTEIKIDVTNSNVEMETGAGAGDSSGGELGKRRSTGSINSLKKLWEQQPQGQAQAQAQAQQQQTPDYASSAIIQQPSLNGGSSTSTTSQLSPKYGLKASIPMAKPGNRPPPAAPPPPPPTNSTTTTTTGTATAAATATAIAMRVQPQPIKTSHSTQLFTDDASEEQQEGGLGLGLGLGGSHTAPENMTQSLYVQNELQGSKHSHSQSQLQAQPQKPAVPHKPTKLTIYATPIAKLATENGASTGNSTQISRESILELVGLLDGSLKHPVNAISASQWLQLSDKLNILQNSCVIFAENESMPPHSKFHFRELVTRVETQSQHLRSAGSKNMQDNERLLLEVGQSLKQISNALNR from the exons GTGGTACGAAGCACAGCTCTTTTCGCGGCCATCCAGGCAAATATCACATGAATTTag AAGCTTTGCTGCAGTCGCGTCCATTACCTCACATTCCGGCTGGGAGCACGGCCGCCTCCCTGCTGGCCGATGCAGCGGAATTGCAGTGCAGCGACTCTGGACTGCAGTGCTCCTCCCTGGGGGGACACAGTTCGGCGACATCGGTGTTCGAGTCAACGCATCGCTGGACCTCCAAGGAGAATCTGCTGGAACCAGGCCCGGAGGAGGATGATCCGCAGCTGTTTGTGGCACTGTACGACTTCCAGGCGGGCGGCGAGAACCAGCTGAGCCTCAAGAAGGGCGAACAGGTGCGCATTCTCAGCTACAACAAGTCCGGGGAGTGGTGCGAGGCCCACTCGGACTCTGGCAACGTCGGTTGGGTGCCCTCCAACTACGTGACGCCATTGAATTCGCTGGAGAAGCACTCGTGGTACCACGGACCCATCTCCCGCAATGCCGCCGAGTATCTCCTCAGTTCGGGCATCAACGGCAGCTTCCTGGTGCGCGAGAGCGAGAGTTCTCCGGGCCAAAGGAGCATCAGTCTGAG GTACGAGGGTCGCGTCTATCACTACCGCATCTCGGAGGATCCCGATGGCAAGGTGTTCGTCACGCAGGAGGCGAAATTCAACACGCTGGCGGAGCTGGTGCACCATCACAGCGTGCCCCATGAGGGGCATGGCCTGATTACGCCGCTGCTCTATCCGGCGCCCAAGCAGAACAAGCCCACGGTCTTCCCGTTGAGTCCGGAGCCCGATGAGTGGGAGATTTGTCGCACGGACATCATGATGAAGCACAAGCTCGGCGGCGGCCAGTACGGCGAGGTGTACGAGGCCGTGTGGAAGCGCTACGGCAACACGGTGGCCGTCAAGACCCTCAAGGAGGACACCATGGCCCTCAAGGACTTCCTCGAAGAGGCGGCCATCATGAAGGAGATGAAGCATCCGAATCTGGTGCAGCTCATCG GTGTGTGCACGCGGGAGCCTCCGTTCTACATCATCACCGAGTTCATGTCGCACGGCAACCTGTTGGACTTTCTGCGCTCCGCTGGCCGCGAGACCCTCGAcgctgtggctctgctctaCATGGCCACGCAGATAGCGTCGGGGATGAGCTACCTGGAGTCGCGCAACTACATCCATCGCGATCTGGCGGCCAGAAACTGCCTCGTGGGCGACAACAAGCTGGTGAAGGTGGCGGACTTTGGGCTGGCGCGACTGATGCGCGACGACACGTACACGGCGCACGCGGGCGCCAAGTTCCCGATCAAGTGGACGGCGCCCGAGGGACTGGCGTACAACAAGTTCAGCACCAAGTCGGATGTGTGGGCCTTCGGGGTGCTGCTGTGGGAGATAGCCACGTACGGGATGTCCCCCTACCCGGGCATCGATCTGACCGATGTGTATCACAAGCTAGAGAAGGGCTATCGCATGGAGCGGCCGCCCGGCTGTCCGCCCGAGGTGTACGATCTGATGCGCCAGTGCTGGCAGTGGGATGCCGCCGATCGGCCCACGTTCAAGAGCATACACCATGCGCTGGAGCATATGTTTCAG GAATCGTCCATCACCGAAGCGGTCGAGAAACAGCtaaacgccagcagcagcagcagctcccacaacaatcccagcagcagcagcggcggcggcaacaccACCACATCGGGCATCGGCATCGGTATCGGCATCGGTATCAGTGGCACGCAGTCGGCCGCCAGCGGTGCCTCCTCATCGGCCTCGCTCAGCCTCACCCCACAAATGGGGAAGAAGGGTCTGCCAGCGGCCTCCTCCCAGTGCCAGTCGTCGTCTTCCCTAACGCCAAAtgcccatcagcagcagcagcagcagcagcagcagcacgatccgcagcagcagctggccagtACACCCATGTCAG AAACCGGCTCCACTTCCACCAAGCTGAGCACCTTCTCCAGCCAGGGCAAGGGCAATGTACAGATGCGACGCACCACCAATAAGCAGGGAAAACAGGCGCCGGCACCACCCAAGCGGACCAG tcTGCTGTCGAGCAGTCGCGACTCGACATATCGCGAGGAGGATCCAATCAGCGCCAGTGGTGGCAGTCAGCGGTGCAACTTCATTGATGACCTCAATACGAATGGTATAACAAATACGAGCACCAAATCAGTGCATAGAAACTGCAGCTCTTTCAGCCAGACCCTCAGTAGAAATTTCAAGACCCAAATTCCAACAccccaccaacaacaacaacaacaacacacaccacaacatcaacaacaacaacaacaaccaataCGTACAGCACACGTACAGccgccagtggcagtgccactgccaccacagaaacaacaacaaccgcaaCAGTATTCCATTAAGAAATCGTCCTCCTGCAGTAGTTTCCTTTACGACATCCTATTTCGAG GTCTGGCGCGGGACATTAGCAGCCTCACGCAACGCTACGACTCGGAAACGGATCCGGCAGCAGATCCCGACACGGATGCCACTGGCGACAGTCTGGAGCCGTCGCAGGCCGTCACGCCGAACAAGATGCAGCACTCGCTGCACGGCGGCATCGGCATTGGACCCAGGTCCTCGCAGCAGCACAGCTCCTTCAAGCGGCCGACGCCGGTGATGGGCAACCGGGGCCTGGAGACGCGTCAGAGCAAGCGTTCCCAGCACCATCCCTCGGTCGGCCCCCCGGCAGCACCCAGGGAtcaaatgcagcagccactgctcAACGGCAGCCCTGCCCTGGCCGCTCATCCCATCACTGTGGGCGCCCTGGAGGTGATGAATGTGAAGCGCGTGGTGAATCGATACGGCACCCTGCCGAAGGGGGCACGGATTGGGGCATTCCTCGACAGCCTCGAGGACAGTGGAGGCGAGGCCAGTCCCTCGCCAACGCCCTCGCCTGCGGCCAACGGGCATGCCACTCCGCCGGCCAGGCTCAATGCCAGTCCCAAGGCGCCCTCGCCGGCCAGCCTGGCCACTCCGCCGCCCCAGCAGATGATCCGAAGCAACTCCTCCGGAGGCGTGACCATGCAGAACAATGCGGCGGCCAGCCTGAACAAGCTGCAGCGGCACCGCACCACCACCGAGGGCACCATGATGACGTTCTCCTCGTTCCGTGCCGCTGGCTCCAGCAGTTCCCCGAAGAGAAGTGGCGTGCCCCAGCTGCCAGTGCCCCAACCGGCTCTGGCCAATCTGGAGTttccgccaccgccgctggacctgccgccgccacccgaGGAGTTCGAGCCGGGTcccccgccgccgccaccagcgCCCGAGAGTGCCGTCCAGGCCATCCAGCAGCATCTGCATGCCCAGCACTCGAACAACAACGTCTGCACCGCCAGCAGCatcggcaacagcaacagcaacaacaacaacaacgacagcagcaccCACGATGTGAGCAACACGGCCCCGAGCGTCGAGGAGGCCAGCTCTCGGTTCGGAGTCTCGCTGCGCAAGCGTGAGCCGTCGACGGACTCGTGCAGCTCCCTGGGCACCCCGCCGGATGCTGCACCCGAGAAGAGCCTCAATCTGAAGGAGAAGCTGATTACGGAGATCAAGGCGGCGGGCGGCAAGGAGTCCCCGGTGAGCCCACACCTGGCCAACGGATCGGCAGTGTCGGCAATGCCCGTGGATCCCGTCTCCCAGCTGGTCACCGAGCTGGCAGAGAGCATGAATCTGCCCAAGCAAAAGATgacaaatggcaatggcactgcgggagtgggagggggagtggcagtagctcctccagctggatTCAAGGCACAGCTGAAGAAGGTGGAGCCCAAGAAGATGGCTGCGCCCGTAGCCAAGGCCGAGCCCACATCCAACATCATCATTGACTTTAAGGCACATCTGCGGCGAGTGGACAaggcggagcagcaggagaagccgCCAGTTGgcaccacacagcagcaggcggtggcaAATAATGCCAATggcacgggcactggcacCCTGAATCGCAAGGATGACAATAAGAAGTTCTCCCACGCACAGGCCATGCAAAAGACTGAAATCAAAATCGATGTAACCAACTCCAAcgtggagatggagacgggagcgggagcgggcgacagcagcggcggggAACTCGGCAAGCGACGAAGCACAGGTAGTATTAATAGCTTAAAGAAActgtgggagcagcagccacagggccaggctcaggctcaggcacaggcacagcaacagcaaacccCTGACTATGCCAGTAGTGCGATCATCCAGCAGCCGTCACTTAATGGCGGCTCTTCCACATCCACCACATCCCAGCTATCGCCCAAATACGGGCTCAAAGCATCAATCCCCATGGCCAAGCCAGGCAATAGGCCACCGCCGgcagccccaccaccaccgccccCCACCAACAGCacgaccaccaccaccacaggcacagctacagctgcagctacagccacagccattgccATGAGggtgcagccacagccaataAAAACCTCTCATTCCACGCAACTCTTCACAGATGACGCcagcgaggagcagcaagagggaggactcggactcggactcggactgggaggcagccacacagcacCAGAGAATATGACACAGTCGCTCTACGTCCAGAACGAGCTGCAGGGCAGCaagcactcgcactcgcaatCGCAAttgcaggcacagccacagaagccCGCTGTGCCGCATAAGCCCACCAAGCTGACCATCTACGCGACGCCCATAGCCAAGCTGGCGACGGAGAACGGCGCCAGCACGGGCAACTCCACGCAGATATCGAGGGAGAGCATCCTGGAGCTGGTGGGCCTGCTGGATGGCTCGCTCAAGCATCCCGTGAACGCCATCTCCGCATCGCAGTGGCTACAGCTGAGCGACAAGCTCAACATTCTGCAGAATTCGTGCGTCATCTTTGCCGAGAACGAGTCAATGCCGCCGCACTCGAAGTTCCACTTCCGGGAGCTGGTGACCCGCGTGGAGACGCAGTCGCAGCACCTGCGCTCCGCCGGCAGCAAGAACATGCAGGACAACGAGCGCCTGCTCCTGGAGGTGGGACAGTCGCTCAAGCAGATCTCCAATGCGCTGAATAGGTAA
- the LOC117894032 gene encoding tyrosine-protein kinase Abl isoform X6 translates to MGAQQGKERGSHSSGGGGGGVPVSCIGLPSSSSPVASVSPHCISAGNSSSGGGGPLGAGSTLRGSRIKSSTGHGHGSGGGSSGVGGSSSGGGGSGGLSQRSNAHKDTRCNPSVGLNIFTEHNEALLQSRPLPHIPAGSTAASLLADAAELQCSDSGLQCSSLGGHSSATSVFESTHRWTSKENLLEPGPEEDDPQLFVALYDFQAGGENQLSLKKGEQVRILSYNKSGEWCEAHSDSGNVGWVPSNYVTPLNSLEKHSWYHGPISRNAAEYLLSSGINGSFLVRESESSPGQRSISLRYEGRVYHYRISEDPDGKVFVTQEAKFNTLAELVHHHSVPHEGHGLITPLLYPAPKQNKPTVFPLSPEPDEWEICRTDIMMKHKLGGGQYGEVYEAVWKRYGNTVAVKTLKEDTMALKDFLEEAAIMKEMKHPNLVQLIGVCTREPPFYIITEFMSHGNLLDFLRSAGRETLDAVALLYMATQIASGMSYLESRNYIHRDLAARNCLVGDNKLVKVADFGLARLMRDDTYTAHAGAKFPIKWTAPEGLAYNKFSTKSDVWAFGVLLWEIATYGMSPYPGIDLTDVYHKLEKGYRMERPPGCPPEVYDLMRQCWQWDAADRPTFKSIHHALEHMFQESSITEAVEKQLNASSSSSSHNNPSSSSGGGNTTTSGIGIGIGIGISGTQSAASGASSSASLSLTPQMGKKGLPAASSQCQSSSSLTPNAHQQQQQQQQQHDPQQQLASTPMSETGSTSTKLSTFSSQGKGNVQMRRTTNKQGKQAPAPPKRTSLLSSSRDSTYREEDPISASGGSQRCNFIDDLNTNGITNTSTKSVHRNCSSFSQTLSRNFKTQIPTPHQQQQQQHTPQHQQQQQQPIRTAHVQPPVAVPLPPQKQQQPQQYSIKKSSSCSSFLYDILFRGLARDISSLTQRYDSETDPAADPDTDATGDSLEPSQAVTPNKMQHSLHGGIGIGPRSSQQHSSFKRPTPVMGNRGLETRQSKRSQHHPSVGPPAAPRDQMQQPLLNGSPALAAHPITVGALEVMNVKRVVNRYGTLPKGARIGAFLDSLEDSGGEASPSPTPSPAANGHATPPARLNASPKAPSPASLATPPPQQMIRSNSSGGVTMQNNAAASLNKLQRHRTTTEGTMMTFSSFRAAGSSSSPKRSGVPQLPVPQPALANLEFPPPPLDLPPPPEEFEPGPPPPPPAPESAVQAIQQHLHAQHSNNNVCTASSIGNSNSNNNNNDSSTHDVSNTAPSVEEASSRFGVSLRKREPSTDSCSSLGTPPDAAPEKSLNLKEKLITEIKAAGGKESPVSPHLANGSAVSAMPVDPVSQLVTELAESMNLPKQKMTNGNGTAGVGGGVAVAPPAGFKAQLKKVEPKKMAAPVAKAEPTSNIIIDFKAHLRRVDKAEQQEKPPVGTTQQQAVANNANGTGTGTLNRKDDNKKFSHAQAMQKTEIKIDVTNSNVEMETGAGAGDSSGGELGKRRSTDDASEEQQEGGLGLGLGLGGSHTAPENMTQSLYVQNELQGSKHSHSQSQLQAQPQKPAVPHKPTKLTIYATPIAKLATENGASTGNSTQISRESILELVGLLDGSLKHPVNAISASQWLQLSDKLNILQNSCVIFAENESMPPHSKFHFRELVTRVETQSQHLRSAGSKNMQDNERLLLEVGQSLKQISNALNR, encoded by the exons AAGCTTTGCTGCAGTCGCGTCCATTACCTCACATTCCGGCTGGGAGCACGGCCGCCTCCCTGCTGGCCGATGCAGCGGAATTGCAGTGCAGCGACTCTGGACTGCAGTGCTCCTCCCTGGGGGGACACAGTTCGGCGACATCGGTGTTCGAGTCAACGCATCGCTGGACCTCCAAGGAGAATCTGCTGGAACCAGGCCCGGAGGAGGATGATCCGCAGCTGTTTGTGGCACTGTACGACTTCCAGGCGGGCGGCGAGAACCAGCTGAGCCTCAAGAAGGGCGAACAGGTGCGCATTCTCAGCTACAACAAGTCCGGGGAGTGGTGCGAGGCCCACTCGGACTCTGGCAACGTCGGTTGGGTGCCCTCCAACTACGTGACGCCATTGAATTCGCTGGAGAAGCACTCGTGGTACCACGGACCCATCTCCCGCAATGCCGCCGAGTATCTCCTCAGTTCGGGCATCAACGGCAGCTTCCTGGTGCGCGAGAGCGAGAGTTCTCCGGGCCAAAGGAGCATCAGTCTGAG GTACGAGGGTCGCGTCTATCACTACCGCATCTCGGAGGATCCCGATGGCAAGGTGTTCGTCACGCAGGAGGCGAAATTCAACACGCTGGCGGAGCTGGTGCACCATCACAGCGTGCCCCATGAGGGGCATGGCCTGATTACGCCGCTGCTCTATCCGGCGCCCAAGCAGAACAAGCCCACGGTCTTCCCGTTGAGTCCGGAGCCCGATGAGTGGGAGATTTGTCGCACGGACATCATGATGAAGCACAAGCTCGGCGGCGGCCAGTACGGCGAGGTGTACGAGGCCGTGTGGAAGCGCTACGGCAACACGGTGGCCGTCAAGACCCTCAAGGAGGACACCATGGCCCTCAAGGACTTCCTCGAAGAGGCGGCCATCATGAAGGAGATGAAGCATCCGAATCTGGTGCAGCTCATCG GTGTGTGCACGCGGGAGCCTCCGTTCTACATCATCACCGAGTTCATGTCGCACGGCAACCTGTTGGACTTTCTGCGCTCCGCTGGCCGCGAGACCCTCGAcgctgtggctctgctctaCATGGCCACGCAGATAGCGTCGGGGATGAGCTACCTGGAGTCGCGCAACTACATCCATCGCGATCTGGCGGCCAGAAACTGCCTCGTGGGCGACAACAAGCTGGTGAAGGTGGCGGACTTTGGGCTGGCGCGACTGATGCGCGACGACACGTACACGGCGCACGCGGGCGCCAAGTTCCCGATCAAGTGGACGGCGCCCGAGGGACTGGCGTACAACAAGTTCAGCACCAAGTCGGATGTGTGGGCCTTCGGGGTGCTGCTGTGGGAGATAGCCACGTACGGGATGTCCCCCTACCCGGGCATCGATCTGACCGATGTGTATCACAAGCTAGAGAAGGGCTATCGCATGGAGCGGCCGCCCGGCTGTCCGCCCGAGGTGTACGATCTGATGCGCCAGTGCTGGCAGTGGGATGCCGCCGATCGGCCCACGTTCAAGAGCATACACCATGCGCTGGAGCATATGTTTCAG GAATCGTCCATCACCGAAGCGGTCGAGAAACAGCtaaacgccagcagcagcagcagctcccacaacaatcccagcagcagcagcggcggcggcaacaccACCACATCGGGCATCGGCATCGGTATCGGCATCGGTATCAGTGGCACGCAGTCGGCCGCCAGCGGTGCCTCCTCATCGGCCTCGCTCAGCCTCACCCCACAAATGGGGAAGAAGGGTCTGCCAGCGGCCTCCTCCCAGTGCCAGTCGTCGTCTTCCCTAACGCCAAAtgcccatcagcagcagcagcagcagcagcagcagcacgatccgcagcagcagctggccagtACACCCATGTCAG AAACCGGCTCCACTTCCACCAAGCTGAGCACCTTCTCCAGCCAGGGCAAGGGCAATGTACAGATGCGACGCACCACCAATAAGCAGGGAAAACAGGCGCCGGCACCACCCAAGCGGACCAG tcTGCTGTCGAGCAGTCGCGACTCGACATATCGCGAGGAGGATCCAATCAGCGCCAGTGGTGGCAGTCAGCGGTGCAACTTCATTGATGACCTCAATACGAATGGTATAACAAATACGAGCACCAAATCAGTGCATAGAAACTGCAGCTCTTTCAGCCAGACCCTCAGTAGAAATTTCAAGACCCAAATTCCAACAccccaccaacaacaacaacaacaacacacaccacaacatcaacaacaacaacaacaaccaataCGTACAGCACACGTACAGccgccagtggcagtgccactgccaccacagaaacaacaacaaccgcaaCAGTATTCCATTAAGAAATCGTCCTCCTGCAGTAGTTTCCTTTACGACATCCTATTTCGAG GTCTGGCGCGGGACATTAGCAGCCTCACGCAACGCTACGACTCGGAAACGGATCCGGCAGCAGATCCCGACACGGATGCCACTGGCGACAGTCTGGAGCCGTCGCAGGCCGTCACGCCGAACAAGATGCAGCACTCGCTGCACGGCGGCATCGGCATTGGACCCAGGTCCTCGCAGCAGCACAGCTCCTTCAAGCGGCCGACGCCGGTGATGGGCAACCGGGGCCTGGAGACGCGTCAGAGCAAGCGTTCCCAGCACCATCCCTCGGTCGGCCCCCCGGCAGCACCCAGGGAtcaaatgcagcagccactgctcAACGGCAGCCCTGCCCTGGCCGCTCATCCCATCACTGTGGGCGCCCTGGAGGTGATGAATGTGAAGCGCGTGGTGAATCGATACGGCACCCTGCCGAAGGGGGCACGGATTGGGGCATTCCTCGACAGCCTCGAGGACAGTGGAGGCGAGGCCAGTCCCTCGCCAACGCCCTCGCCTGCGGCCAACGGGCATGCCACTCCGCCGGCCAGGCTCAATGCCAGTCCCAAGGCGCCCTCGCCGGCCAGCCTGGCCACTCCGCCGCCCCAGCAGATGATCCGAAGCAACTCCTCCGGAGGCGTGACCATGCAGAACAATGCGGCGGCCAGCCTGAACAAGCTGCAGCGGCACCGCACCACCACCGAGGGCACCATGATGACGTTCTCCTCGTTCCGTGCCGCTGGCTCCAGCAGTTCCCCGAAGAGAAGTGGCGTGCCCCAGCTGCCAGTGCCCCAACCGGCTCTGGCCAATCTGGAGTttccgccaccgccgctggacctgccgccgccacccgaGGAGTTCGAGCCGGGTcccccgccgccgccaccagcgCCCGAGAGTGCCGTCCAGGCCATCCAGCAGCATCTGCATGCCCAGCACTCGAACAACAACGTCTGCACCGCCAGCAGCatcggcaacagcaacagcaacaacaacaacaacgacagcagcaccCACGATGTGAGCAACACGGCCCCGAGCGTCGAGGAGGCCAGCTCTCGGTTCGGAGTCTCGCTGCGCAAGCGTGAGCCGTCGACGGACTCGTGCAGCTCCCTGGGCACCCCGCCGGATGCTGCACCCGAGAAGAGCCTCAATCTGAAGGAGAAGCTGATTACGGAGATCAAGGCGGCGGGCGGCAAGGAGTCCCCGGTGAGCCCACACCTGGCCAACGGATCGGCAGTGTCGGCAATGCCCGTGGATCCCGTCTCCCAGCTGGTCACCGAGCTGGCAGAGAGCATGAATCTGCCCAAGCAAAAGATgacaaatggcaatggcactgcgggagtgggagggggagtggcagtagctcctccagctggatTCAAGGCACAGCTGAAGAAGGTGGAGCCCAAGAAGATGGCTGCGCCCGTAGCCAAGGCCGAGCCCACATCCAACATCATCATTGACTTTAAGGCACATCTGCGGCGAGTGGACAaggcggagcagcaggagaagccgCCAGTTGgcaccacacagcagcaggcggtggcaAATAATGCCAATggcacgggcactggcacCCTGAATCGCAAGGATGACAATAAGAAGTTCTCCCACGCACAGGCCATGCAAAAGACTGAAATCAAAATCGATGTAACCAACTCCAAcgtggagatggagacgggagcgggagcgggcgacagcagcggcggggAACTCGGCAAGCGACGAAGCACAG ATGACGCcagcgaggagcagcaagagggaggactcggactcggactcggactgggaggcagccacacagcacCAGAGAATATGACACAGTCGCTCTACGTCCAGAACGAGCTGCAGGGCAGCaagcactcgcactcgcaatCGCAAttgcaggcacagccacagaagccCGCTGTGCCGCATAAGCCCACCAAGCTGACCATCTACGCGACGCCCATAGCCAAGCTGGCGACGGAGAACGGCGCCAGCACGGGCAACTCCACGCAGATATCGAGGGAGAGCATCCTGGAGCTGGTGGGCCTGCTGGATGGCTCGCTCAAGCATCCCGTGAACGCCATCTCCGCATCGCAGTGGCTACAGCTGAGCGACAAGCTCAACATTCTGCAGAATTCGTGCGTCATCTTTGCCGAGAACGAGTCAATGCCGCCGCACTCGAAGTTCCACTTCCGGGAGCTGGTGACCCGCGTGGAGACGCAGTCGCAGCACCTGCGCTCCGCCGGCAGCAAGAACATGCAGGACAACGAGCGCCTGCTCCTGGAGGTGGGACAGTCGCTCAAGCAGATCTCCAATGCGCTGAATAGGTAA